CCGTTGGCCCGACGCGCATCCACGGGCTGGAAGTGGGAGAGGAGAACGGGACCGAATACCTTTATTGCGCCCGACCGACCGCTCACGAGGTCGTCAAACTGAAGCTCGACGGCGAACAAGTTTGGGCGATCCACTATCCGCAGGAGGCCGGCCTTTTCAAAGACGAGAAGGGATTCAATCCCTGCGCCGTCACCGTGGCGCCCGACGGTTCGATCTTTGTCGCCGATGGCTACGGATCGAATTACGTGCTCAAGTTCGACAAGGACCGGAAGTTTGTTAAAGCCTTTGGCGGGCCGGGCGAGGCCGAAGGAAAGTTCAGGACCTGCCACGGCATTGGCCTGGACACACGCCTGGGCAAACCCCTGTTGCTCGTGTGCAACCGAAACAACAATCGGGTTGAATACTGGGACCTCGACGGCAATTTTGTGAAAGTTATCCAGAAAGATTTGCGCATGCCCGCTGCCGTCCACATCCGGGGCGATTACGCCGTGTTTCCGGAACTGCAGGGCCGGGTCACGGTGCTGAACAAGGACGGCGCCATCGCCGCGCAAGTGGGCGATAATCCGAACGCAAAGGAGCGCGCGAATTACGGCCTGCCGCCGGACCAGTGGAAGGACGGCATCTGCAACTCCCCGCACGGGGCTTCGATGGATAAAGACGGCAACTTGATCGTGGCGGAATGGAGCCAGTTTGGCCACCTGCACAAGTTCATGCGCGTCAAGTAGAGGCTGACGGCGAGGAGCCTCAAGGTTGAGTCTGAGCTGAGCTGAGAGCGCGTTTTGAAAATGCCTTTTGGGGGAACAGGCCACTGGCCTGTTGCTACAGGCTACCCGCCTGCCGCAATGTTCGACGGCAAGTTGCCGCCGAAAACGGGCTGGTAGCCCGTTCCACCTATTTTCAAAACACGTTCTGGGCGAATTGCTGCAGAGCTGCCTTAAAGGTTTGCAACGCCGGAAGCAGTTGCCGTAGTCTGCCCGGACAGACGGAATGAAAATTTACATCGACGGGAAGTTTTACAGCGAACAGAACGCAAAGATTTCGGTTTTCGACCACGGACTTTTGTACGGAGACGGCATTTTCGAGGGGATCCGGGCTTACCACGGGCGCGTGTTCAAACTCAAGGAGCACATTGACCGTTTGTTTTGCTCCGCG
Above is a genomic segment from Verrucomicrobiota bacterium containing:
- a CDS encoding 6-bladed beta-propeller; this encodes MNRIATSLLGIVAFLSTIAATVAAELKFSITPHFFEENPGGKPLGACHGGAVIDKAGNIYITTDTERGIVVFSAAGKFLRAVGPTRIHGLEVGEENGTEYLYCARPTAHEVVKLKLDGEQVWAIHYPQEAGLFKDEKGFNPCAVTVAPDGSIFVADGYGSNYVLKFDKDRKFVKAFGGPGEAEGKFRTCHGIGLDTRLGKPLLLVCNRNNNRVEYWDLDGNFVKVIQKDLRMPAAVHIRGDYAVFPELQGRVTVLNKDGAIAAQVGDNPNAKERANYGLPPDQWKDGICNSPHGASMDKDGNLIVAEWSQFGHLHKFMRVK